A single Brachybacterium sillae DNA region contains:
- a CDS encoding deoxyguanosinetriphosphate triphosphohydrolase — MRTPTTGPAPSTTGAIALSAAYTEADIERYAPEPPKSAARTPFQRDRARILHSSALRRLGAKTQVLGAGSNDFVRTRLTHSLEVAQVGRDIGAELGCDPDVVDAACLSHDLGHPPFGHNGERVLNDLATGFGGFEGNAQTLRLLTRLEPKIVGVDRPYGLNLTRAVLDACIKYPWARGEGPNPASPKFGAYADDRPIFDWARQGAPELRKCLEAQVMDLADDIAYSVHDVEDAVTGGTLDLGRLSDPLERHAALYVVQDWYTPDDDLAALDEALSRLEAQPWWVLSFTGDLRSSAALKDMTSQLIGRFTHAAVDATREAHGERPGAVEGGRHRAEVLLPETTRLEIAVLKGLAAAYVMSAEAQQPVYAEQEQIIRDLYAALWRTGPSHLTPLFRELWEQAADDDARRRVVIDQIASFTDVSARRLHEELYEAGDSHMTAADRPLPGLGVDL; from the coding sequence ATGCGCACCCCCACCACCGGTCCTGCACCGTCCACCACAGGTGCCATCGCCCTGTCGGCGGCGTACACCGAAGCGGATATCGAACGCTACGCGCCGGAACCGCCGAAGTCCGCGGCCCGCACCCCGTTCCAACGGGATCGAGCCCGGATCCTGCACTCCAGTGCGCTGCGGCGCCTCGGCGCGAAGACCCAGGTGCTCGGCGCCGGCTCCAACGACTTCGTCCGCACCCGCCTGACCCATTCCCTCGAGGTGGCGCAGGTGGGGCGGGACATTGGAGCGGAACTGGGCTGCGACCCGGATGTGGTCGACGCCGCCTGCCTCTCCCACGACCTCGGTCACCCGCCCTTCGGACACAACGGGGAGCGGGTGCTGAACGACCTCGCCACCGGGTTCGGGGGCTTCGAGGGCAATGCCCAGACACTGCGACTGCTCACCCGGCTGGAACCGAAGATCGTCGGTGTCGACCGCCCCTACGGGCTGAACCTCACCCGTGCGGTGCTCGACGCCTGCATCAAATACCCGTGGGCGCGCGGGGAGGGGCCGAACCCCGCCAGTCCGAAGTTCGGCGCCTACGCCGACGATCGACCGATCTTCGACTGGGCCCGGCAGGGTGCACCGGAGCTGCGCAAGTGCCTCGAGGCGCAGGTCATGGACCTCGCCGACGACATCGCCTACTCCGTGCACGACGTGGAGGACGCCGTCACCGGCGGCACCCTGGACCTCGGCCGGCTGTCCGATCCGCTGGAGCGGCATGCCGCCCTGTACGTGGTGCAGGACTGGTACACGCCCGACGACGACCTGGCCGCACTCGACGAGGCGTTGTCGCGGCTCGAGGCCCAGCCATGGTGGGTGCTGTCCTTCACCGGGGATCTTCGCTCCTCCGCCGCGTTGAAGGACATGACCAGCCAGCTCATCGGCCGGTTCACCCACGCCGCGGTCGATGCCACCCGGGAGGCCCACGGGGAGCGCCCCGGCGCCGTCGAAGGCGGCCGACATCGCGCCGAGGTGTTACTGCCCGAGACCACCCGTCTCGAGATCGCGGTGCTGAAGGGCCTCGCCGCCGCCTACGTGATGAGCGCCGAGGCGCAGCAGCCGGTCTACGCCGAACAGGAGCAGATCATCCGCGACCTGTACGCGGCGCTGTGGCGCACCGGTCCCTCGCATCTGACACCGCTGTTCCGCGAGCTGTGGGAGCAGGCCGCCGACGATGACGCCCGACGCCGGGTGGTCATCGACCAGATCGCGTCCTTCACCGATGTCAGCGCCCGCCGTCTGCACGAGGAACTGTATGAGGCCGGGGACAGCCACATGACCGCGGCCGACCGGCCGCTGCCGGGACTGGGGGTGGACCTGTGA
- the dnaG gene encoding DNA primase produces MNQGRIRREDVDLVRERARLDEIVGEHVTLRSAGIGSMKGLCPFHDEKTPSFHIRPQLGHWHCFGCGEGGDVISFVQKIDHLSFVEAVEMLAGRYGVQLHYEETPGGQRGERTDFGTRQRLLDAHAVAEEFFREQLMTEGAGVGRRFLAERGFSRADAEMFGVGWAPEGWDGLLKHLRGRGFTEPELQASGLVSQGQRGVYDRFRGRLVWPIRDITGKTIGFGARRLLESDQGPKYLNTPETPIYRKSQVLYGLDLARKQIAAAHRVVVVEGYTDVMAAHLAGVPQAVATCGTAFGSEHVQIVRRVMGDTNATAALRLGSESKGLSGEVIFTFDGDAAGQKAALRAFAEDQKFVAQTFVAVEPHGMDPCELRIVRGDEAVRELVETRRPLFEFAIRSVLDQVDLETVEGQVTGLRMAAPVVAGIRDRAMRPEYARRLAGWLGMDELTVRRAVQDAARSTTQVGRHAHRPEEGAPGGPGDHGGQGTAATGEEAVRGRGAGGERPGEEQPLARGPRLLDVVSPRDPVGQVEVQSLAVMLQAPQMLDAEVVGALPDDSFHVPALQGVWDVMLAAGTLLDAVEGTLAPARYLEEVLEIAGETVRPLVVEIATMPLPARDEAALARLGASLMTRLTELAVTREYSVLKQRLQRTDARTDPEAYQRLMGQLAELQVRRRALRRDET; encoded by the coding sequence GTGAACCAGGGCCGCATCCGCCGGGAGGACGTCGACCTGGTGCGCGAACGCGCCCGGCTCGACGAGATCGTCGGCGAGCACGTGACCCTGCGCAGCGCCGGCATCGGCTCCATGAAGGGCCTGTGCCCCTTCCACGACGAGAAGACTCCGTCGTTCCACATCCGCCCGCAGCTGGGGCACTGGCACTGCTTCGGCTGCGGTGAGGGCGGGGATGTCATCTCCTTCGTGCAGAAGATCGACCACCTCAGCTTCGTCGAGGCGGTGGAGATGCTCGCCGGCCGGTACGGCGTGCAGCTGCACTACGAGGAGACTCCCGGAGGCCAGCGGGGGGAGCGCACCGACTTCGGCACCCGGCAGCGGCTGCTCGACGCCCACGCCGTGGCGGAGGAGTTCTTCCGCGAGCAGCTGATGACCGAGGGGGCCGGGGTGGGGCGCCGGTTCCTCGCCGAGCGCGGATTCAGCCGAGCGGACGCGGAGATGTTCGGCGTCGGCTGGGCGCCCGAAGGCTGGGACGGCCTGCTGAAACACCTGCGCGGGCGCGGCTTCACCGAACCCGAGCTGCAGGCCAGTGGGCTCGTCTCGCAGGGGCAGCGCGGCGTCTACGACCGGTTCCGTGGCCGCCTGGTCTGGCCGATCCGCGACATCACCGGCAAGACCATCGGCTTCGGGGCGCGGCGTCTGTTGGAGTCCGACCAGGGCCCGAAGTACCTCAACACCCCGGAGACCCCGATCTATCGCAAGTCGCAGGTGCTGTACGGGCTGGACCTGGCGCGCAAACAGATCGCCGCCGCCCACCGGGTGGTCGTCGTCGAGGGTTACACCGACGTGATGGCTGCGCACCTGGCCGGGGTGCCGCAGGCCGTGGCGACCTGCGGCACCGCCTTCGGCAGCGAGCACGTGCAGATCGTGCGGCGGGTGATGGGGGACACCAACGCCACCGCGGCCCTGCGGCTCGGCTCGGAGAGCAAGGGCCTGTCCGGCGAGGTCATCTTCACCTTCGACGGGGACGCCGCCGGCCAGAAGGCCGCTCTGCGGGCCTTCGCGGAGGACCAGAAGTTCGTGGCGCAGACCTTCGTCGCGGTGGAACCGCACGGCATGGACCCGTGCGAGCTGCGCATCGTCCGCGGAGACGAGGCCGTGCGGGAACTGGTCGAGACCCGACGCCCGCTGTTCGAGTTCGCGATCCGCTCGGTGCTCGACCAGGTGGACCTCGAGACCGTGGAGGGGCAGGTGACGGGTCTGCGGATGGCGGCCCCTGTGGTGGCGGGGATCCGTGACCGCGCCATGCGCCCGGAGTATGCGCGGCGTCTGGCGGGGTGGCTCGGTATGGACGAGCTGACGGTGCGCCGGGCTGTGCAGGACGCCGCCCGCAGCACCACCCAGGTGGGGCGCCATGCGCACCGTCCGGAGGAGGGTGCGCCAGGCGGACCCGGAGATCACGGTGGCCAGGGGACGGCGGCGACCGGCGAAGAGGCTGTCCGCGGGCGTGGCGCGGGCGGCGAGAGGCCCGGCGAGGAGCAGCCCCTGGCTCGCGGACCGCGGCTCCTGGACGTGGTGAGCCCCCGCGACCCCGTCGGGCAGGTGGAGGTCCAGTCCCTGGCGGTGATGCTGCAGGCGCCGCAGATGCTCGACGCGGAGGTGGTTGGGGCCCTGCCCGATGATTCCTTCCACGTGCCCGCTCTGCAGGGGGTGTGGGACGTGATGCTCGCTGCCGGCACGCTGCTGGATGCCGTCGAGGGAACCCTCGCGCCCGCCCGCTACCTCGAGGAGGTGCTGGAGATCGCGGGGGAGACGGTGCGACCGCTGGTGGTGGAGATCGCGACCATGCCGCTGCCGGCGCGGGATGAGGCGGCGCTGGCGCGCCTCGGGGCCTCGCTCATGACCCGTCTCACCGAACTCGCGGTGACCCGCGAGTACTCCGTGCTGAAGCAGCGTCTGCAGCGCACCGACGCCCGTACCGACCCCGAGGCGTACCAGCGTCTGATGGGTCAGCTCGCGGAGCTGCAGGTGCGGCGGCGGGCACTGCGCCGCGACGAGACCTGA